A window of the Miscanthus floridulus cultivar M001 chromosome 14, ASM1932011v1, whole genome shotgun sequence genome harbors these coding sequences:
- the LOC136505362 gene encoding cell division topological specificity factor homolog, chloroplastic-like: MAMSISGGCIGGDSCTVLTPSASSLRPPLRRAAGPKGHFCTFPHGASSNHMLTNNQLCVEHQRCLQSSTQTYALSRKDFSPITQDVEGFLHNVVNMGFLDRLKLAWKIMFPAPTIKESSNANIAKQRLKMILFSDRCEVSDEAKKKIVEHVIEALSEFVEIESRDNVQVDILTNAGLGTVYSVTVPVRRVKPEYQESEEQYRGKIVGVDFKDTGESSGNVDVTFDFFVPNENY; this comes from the exons ATGGCGATGTCCATCTCCGGCGGCTGCATCGGCGGCGACTCCTGCACGGTCCTGACGCCGTCCGCGTCCTCGCTCCGCCCGCCGCTCCGTCGTGCCGCTGGCCCCAAG GGTCATTTTTGTACTTTTCCTCATGGAGCATCTAGCAATCACATGCTTACAAACAACCAGCTATGCGTTGAGCATCAAAGATGTTTGCAGAGCTCCACCCAGACCTATGCTCTTTCTAGGAAGGATTTTTCTCCTATAACTCAAGATGTGGAAGGCTTCCTTCACAATGTTGTTAACATGGGATTTCTTGACCGTCTGAAATTAGCATGGAAGATAATGTTTCCTGCACCAACCATAAAGGAGAGCTCCAATGCGAACATCGCAAAACAGAGGCTTAAGATGATCCTGTTCTCCGATAGGTGTGAAGTCAGTGATGAAGCAAAGAAAAAGATTGTGGAGCACGTCATTGAGGCATTGTCTGAGTTTGTTGAGATAGAATCAAGGGATAACGTCCAAGTGGATATCTTGACTAATGCTGGCCTTGGCACCGTGTACTCTGTGACAGTTCCCGTGCGCCGTGTGAAGCCAGAGTACCAGGAATCTGAAGAGCAGTACAGAGGGAAAATCGTCGGCGTCGACTTCAAGGACACCGGAGAATCATCAGGGAACGTTGATGTCACCTTTGACTTCTTTGTACCCAACGAGAACTACTAA